The following are encoded together in the Acanthochromis polyacanthus isolate Apoly-LR-REF ecotype Palm Island chromosome 14, KAUST_Apoly_ChrSc, whole genome shotgun sequence genome:
- the sf3b1 gene encoding splicing factor 3B subunit 1 isoform X1 encodes MAKIAKTHEDIEAQILEIQGMKASLLEEGEQGVGLDSTGFYDQEIYGGSDSRFAGYVTSIAANEQEDDDEDDTSTSLLGPKKPGYHAPVAILNAIPQSDEQYDPFAEHRPQKIAEREDEYKARRRQMIISPERLDPFADGGKTPDPKLQVRSYVDVMLEQNLSKEEREIRQQLVEKAKSGDLKAVNGSAASQAAVAKRKRRWDQTADQTPSNATPKKMSSWDQADASAETPGHTPAHTPSNSRWDETPGRPKGSETPGATPSSRMWDPTPSHTPAGAATPGRDTPGHATPGHGGATGSVRKNRWDETPKTERETPGHGSGWAETPRTDRGDESVGETPTPGASKRKSRWDETPASQMGSSTPLLTPGKTPIGTPAMNMATPTPGHLMSMTPEQLQAWRWEREIDERNRPLTDEELDAMFPEGYKVLPPPAGYVPIRTPARKLSATPTPIGGMTGFHMQAEDRTTKQMNDQPSGNLPFLKPDDIQYFDKLLVEVDESTLSPEEQKERKIMKLLLKIKNGTPPMRKAALRQITDKAREFGAGPLFNQILPLLMSPTLEDQERHLLVKVIDRILYKLDDLVRPYVHKILVVIEPLLIDEDYYARVEGREIISNLAKAAGLATMISTMRPDIDNMDEYVRNTTARAFAVVASALGIPSLLPFLKAVCKSKKSWQARHTGIKIVQQIAILMGCAILPHLRSLVEIIEHGLVDEQQKVRTISALAIAALAEAATPYGIESFDSVLKPLWKGIRQHRGKGLAAFLKAIGYLIPLMDAEYANYYTREVMLILIREFQSPDEEMKKIVLKVVKQCCGTDGVEANYIKTEILPPFFKHFWQHRMALDRRNYRQLVDTTVELANKVGAAEIISRIVDDLKDEAEQYRKMVMETIEKIMGNLGAADIDHKLEEQLIDGILYAFQEQTTEDSVMLNGFGTVVNALGKRVKPYLPQICGTVLWRLNNKSAKVRQQAADLISRTAVVMKTCQEEKLMGHLGVVLYEYLGEEYPEVLGSILGALKAIVNVIGMHKMTPPIKDLLPRLTPILKNRHEKVQENCIDLVGRIADRGAEYVSAREWMRICFELLELLKAHKKAIRRATVNTFGYIAKAIGPHDVLATLLNNLKVQERQNRVCTTVAIAIVAETCSPFTVLPALMNEYRVPELNVQNGVLKSLSFLFEYIGEMGKDYIYAVTPLLEDALMDRDLVHRQTASAVVQHMSLGVYGFGCEDSLNHLLNYVWPNVFETSPHVIQAVMGALEGLRVAIGPCRMLQYCLQGLFHPARKVRDVYWKIYNSIYIGSQDALIAHYPQVYNDDKNVYVRYELEYVL; translated from the exons ATCGAGGCCCAGATCCTGGAGATCCAGGGGATGAAGGCCTCGCTGCTGGAGGAGGGTGAGCAGGGAGTGGGCCTGGACTCTACCGGCTTCTACGACCAGGAGATCTACGGCGGCAGCGACAGTCGCTTTGCCGGATACGTGACTTCCATCGCTGCCAACGAGCAGGAAGAC GACGATGAAGACGACACATCCACCAGCCTGCTGGGACCCAAGAAACCAGGATACCACGCTCCAGTGGCCATACTGAACGCCATTCCTCAGTCAGATGAACAG TACGACCCGTTTGCAGAGCATCGTCCCCAGAAGATTGCAGAGCGGGAGGATGAATACAAAGCCCGGCGCAGGCAGATGATCATCTCTCCGGAGCGTCTCGACCCGTTTGCAGACG GGGGCAAAACTCCGGACCCCAAGCTGCAGGTCAGGTCGTACGTGGACGTCATGTTGGAGCAGAACCTGTCCAAGGAGGAG AGAGAGATCCGTCAGCAGCTGGTAGAGAAGGCCAAGTCAGGGGACCTGAAAGCTGTCAACGGTTCCGCTGCTTCACAAGCTGCTGTCGCTAAGCGTAAACGCCGCTGGGACCAGACAGCTGACCAAACCCCCTCCAATGCCACGCCCAAAAAGATGTCCAGCTGGGACCAAGCTGACGCCTCTGCTGAG ACTCCAGGACACACACCTGCTCACACACCTTCAAACAGCCGATGGGATGAGACCCCCGGCCGCCCTAAAGGCAGCGAGACCCCCGGGGCCACGCCCAGCAGCCGCATGTGGGACCCCACCCCCAGCCACACGCCCGCAGGTGCTGCCACACCTGGCAGGGACACACCTGGACACGCCACGCCGGGCCACGGCGGGGCCACGGGCAGCGTCCGCAAGAACCGCTGGGACGAGACCCCCAAAACAGAGAGGGAGACCCCCGGACACGGCAGCGGCTGGGCAGAGACCCCCCGCACAGACCGGGGAGACGAGTCGGTGGGAGAGACTCCCACTCCAGGAGCCAGTAAGAGGAAGTCCAGGTGGGATGAGACACCTGCCAGCCAGATGGGGTCCTCAACGCCACTCCTGACCCCCGGGAAGACCCCCATAGGGACCCCCGCTATGAACATGGCCACCCCTACCCCAG GTCACCTGATGAGCATGACTCCAGAGCAGCTTCAGGCCTGGAGGTGGGAGCGAGAGATCGATGAGAGGAACCGTCCTCTGACAGACGAGGAGCTGGATGCCATGTTCCCCGAGGGCTACAAG GTCCTGCCTCCTCCAGCCGGTTACGTACCGATCCGTACTCCGGCCCGGAAGCTGTCGGCAACGCCCACGCCCATCGGAGGCATGACGGGTTTCCACATGCAGGCCGAGGACCGAACCACCAAGCAGATGAACGACCAGCCGTCAGGAAACCTGCCCTTCCTGAAGCCTGACGACATCCAGTACTTTGACAAGCTGCTG GTGGAGGTGGATGAGTCCACGCTGAGCCCAGAGGAGCAGAAGGAACGCAAGatcatgaagctgctgctgaagatcAAGAACGGAACTCCACCTATGAGGAAG GCCGCTCTGCGTCAGATCACCGATAAGGCTCGTGAATTCGGGGCAGGTCCGCTGTTCAACCAGATCCTACCGCTGCTCATGTCACCCACGCTGGAGGACCAGGAGCGCCACCTGCTAGTCAAAGTCATCGACCGCATCCTCTACAAGCTGGACGACCTGGTCCGGCCGTACGTTCACAAG ATCCTGGTGGTGATCGAGCCGCTGCTGATCGATGAGGATTATTACGCCAGAGTAGAAGGCAGAGAGATCATCTCCAACCTGGCTAAG gCGGCTGGTTTGGCCACCATGATCTCCACCATGCGTCCAGATATCGACAACATGGACGAGTACGTCAGAAACACGACGGCCCGAGCCTTCGCCGTGGTGGCCTCGGCCCTCGGCATCCCGTCCCTGCTGCCCTTCCTCAAAGCCGTGTGCAAGAGCAAGAAGTCGTGGCAGGCCAGACACACCGGCATCAAGATCGTGCAGCAGATCGCCATCCTGATGGGCTGCGCTATCCTGCCTCACCTCCGCAGCCTGGTGGAGATCATCGAACACG GTCTGGTGGACGAGCAGCAGAAGGTCAGGACCATCAGTGCTCTGGCTATCGCTGCCCTGGCTGAAGCTGCCACGCCGTACGGCATCGAGTCCTTCGACTCTGTCCTGAAGCCGCTGTGGAAGGGCATCAGGCAGCACAGAGGAAAG GGTCTGGCTGCCTTCCTCAAAGCTATCGGTTATCTGATCCCTCTGATGGACGCTGAGTACGCCAACTACTACACCAGGGAGGTGATGCTGATCCTCATCAGAGAGTTCCAGTCTCCTGATGAGGAGATGAAGAAGATCGTACTGAAG GTGGTGAAGCAGTGCTGTGGCACCGATGGCGTGGAAGCAAACTACATCAAGACTGAGATCCTGCCGCCGTTCTTCAAACACTTCTGGCAGCACAGGATGGCTCTGGACAGACGCAACTACAGACAG CTGGTGGACACCACGGTGGAGCTGGCCAACAAAGTGGGAGCAGCAGAGATCATCTCTCGCATCGTGGACGACCTGAAGGACGAGGCAGAGCAGTACAGGAAGATGGTGATGGAGACCATCGAGAAGATCATGGGCAACCTGGGCGCCGCCGACATCGACCACAagctggaggagcagctgaTCGACGGCATCCTGTACGCCTTCCAGGAGCAGACCACCGAG GACTCGGTGATGCTGAACGGGTTCGGTACCGTGGTGAATGCCCTCGGGAAGCGAGTCAAGCCCTACCTGCCTCAGATCTGCGGTACCGTTCTGTGGCGTCTCAACAACAAGTCGGCTAAAGTCCGTCAGCAGGCGGCTGACCTGATCTCTAGAACCGCCGTGGTGATGAAGACCTGCCAGGAG GAGAAGCTGATGGGTCACCTGGGGGTGGTTCTGTACGAGTACCTGGGAGAGGAGTACCCCGAGGTCCTGGGCAGCATCCTGGGAGCTCTGAAGGCCATCGTCAACGTCATCG GAATGCACAAGATGACTCCACCAATCAAAGACCTGCTTCCTCGTCTGACCCCCATCCTGAAGAACCGACACGAGAAGGTCCAGGAGAACTGCATCGACCTGGTGGGAAGGATCGCCGACAG gGGAGCTGAGTACGTGTCTGCCAGGGAGTGGATGAGGATTTGTTTtgagctgctggagctgctgaagGCTCACAAGAAGGCGATCCGTAGAGCCACCGTCAACACATTCGGATACATCGCTAAAGCTATCGG GCCTCACGACGTCTTGGCCACTCtgctgaacaacctgaaggtTCAGGAGCGTCAGAACCGGGTCTGCACCACTGTGGCTATTGCTATTGTGGCCGAGACCTGTTCCCCGTTCACGGTGCTGCCGGCCCTCATGAATGAGTACCGAGTCCCTGAACTCAACGTCCAGAACGGCGTCCTCAAGTCGCTGTCCTTCCTGTTCGAGTACATCGGAGAGATGGGCAAAGACTACATCTACGCTGTGACACCGCTGCTGGAGGACGCGCTCATGGACAG AGACCTGGTCCACCGGCAGACGGCCAGTGCTGTGGTCCAGCACATGTCTCTGGGCGTCTACGGCTTCGGCTGTGAGGACTCTCTGAACCACCTGCTGAACTACGTGTGGCCCAACGTGTTCGAGACGTCGCCTCACGTCATCCAGGCCGTGATGGGAGCTCTGGAGGGGCTGAGGGTCGCCATCGGACCCTGTCGCATGCTGCAGTACTGCCTCCAG GGTCTGTTCCATCCAGCCAGGAAGGTGAGGGATGTCTACTGGAAGATCTACAACTCCATCTACATCGGCTCTCAGGACGCTCTGATCGCTCACTACCCGCAGGTCTACAACGACGACAAGAACGTGTACGTCCGCTACGAGCTGGAGTACGTCCTGTAA
- the sf3b1 gene encoding splicing factor 3B subunit 1 isoform X2, translating to MLEQNLSKEEREIRQQLVEKAKSGDLKAVNGSAASQAAVAKRKRRWDQTADQTPSNATPKKMSSWDQADASAETPGHTPAHTPSNSRWDETPGRPKGSETPGATPSSRMWDPTPSHTPAGAATPGRDTPGHATPGHGGATGSVRKNRWDETPKTERETPGHGSGWAETPRTDRGDESVGETPTPGASKRKSRWDETPASQMGSSTPLLTPGKTPIGTPAMNMATPTPGHLMSMTPEQLQAWRWEREIDERNRPLTDEELDAMFPEGYKVLPPPAGYVPIRTPARKLSATPTPIGGMTGFHMQAEDRTTKQMNDQPSGNLPFLKPDDIQYFDKLLVEVDESTLSPEEQKERKIMKLLLKIKNGTPPMRKAALRQITDKAREFGAGPLFNQILPLLMSPTLEDQERHLLVKVIDRILYKLDDLVRPYVHKILVVIEPLLIDEDYYARVEGREIISNLAKAAGLATMISTMRPDIDNMDEYVRNTTARAFAVVASALGIPSLLPFLKAVCKSKKSWQARHTGIKIVQQIAILMGCAILPHLRSLVEIIEHGLVDEQQKVRTISALAIAALAEAATPYGIESFDSVLKPLWKGIRQHRGKGLAAFLKAIGYLIPLMDAEYANYYTREVMLILIREFQSPDEEMKKIVLKVVKQCCGTDGVEANYIKTEILPPFFKHFWQHRMALDRRNYRQLVDTTVELANKVGAAEIISRIVDDLKDEAEQYRKMVMETIEKIMGNLGAADIDHKLEEQLIDGILYAFQEQTTEDSVMLNGFGTVVNALGKRVKPYLPQICGTVLWRLNNKSAKVRQQAADLISRTAVVMKTCQEEKLMGHLGVVLYEYLGEEYPEVLGSILGALKAIVNVIGMHKMTPPIKDLLPRLTPILKNRHEKVQENCIDLVGRIADRGAEYVSAREWMRICFELLELLKAHKKAIRRATVNTFGYIAKAIGPHDVLATLLNNLKVQERQNRVCTTVAIAIVAETCSPFTVLPALMNEYRVPELNVQNGVLKSLSFLFEYIGEMGKDYIYAVTPLLEDALMDRDLVHRQTASAVVQHMSLGVYGFGCEDSLNHLLNYVWPNVFETSPHVIQAVMGALEGLRVAIGPCRMLQYCLQGLFHPARKVRDVYWKIYNSIYIGSQDALIAHYPQVYNDDKNVYVRYELEYVL from the exons ATGTTGGAGCAGAACCTGTCCAAGGAGGAG AGAGAGATCCGTCAGCAGCTGGTAGAGAAGGCCAAGTCAGGGGACCTGAAAGCTGTCAACGGTTCCGCTGCTTCACAAGCTGCTGTCGCTAAGCGTAAACGCCGCTGGGACCAGACAGCTGACCAAACCCCCTCCAATGCCACGCCCAAAAAGATGTCCAGCTGGGACCAAGCTGACGCCTCTGCTGAG ACTCCAGGACACACACCTGCTCACACACCTTCAAACAGCCGATGGGATGAGACCCCCGGCCGCCCTAAAGGCAGCGAGACCCCCGGGGCCACGCCCAGCAGCCGCATGTGGGACCCCACCCCCAGCCACACGCCCGCAGGTGCTGCCACACCTGGCAGGGACACACCTGGACACGCCACGCCGGGCCACGGCGGGGCCACGGGCAGCGTCCGCAAGAACCGCTGGGACGAGACCCCCAAAACAGAGAGGGAGACCCCCGGACACGGCAGCGGCTGGGCAGAGACCCCCCGCACAGACCGGGGAGACGAGTCGGTGGGAGAGACTCCCACTCCAGGAGCCAGTAAGAGGAAGTCCAGGTGGGATGAGACACCTGCCAGCCAGATGGGGTCCTCAACGCCACTCCTGACCCCCGGGAAGACCCCCATAGGGACCCCCGCTATGAACATGGCCACCCCTACCCCAG GTCACCTGATGAGCATGACTCCAGAGCAGCTTCAGGCCTGGAGGTGGGAGCGAGAGATCGATGAGAGGAACCGTCCTCTGACAGACGAGGAGCTGGATGCCATGTTCCCCGAGGGCTACAAG GTCCTGCCTCCTCCAGCCGGTTACGTACCGATCCGTACTCCGGCCCGGAAGCTGTCGGCAACGCCCACGCCCATCGGAGGCATGACGGGTTTCCACATGCAGGCCGAGGACCGAACCACCAAGCAGATGAACGACCAGCCGTCAGGAAACCTGCCCTTCCTGAAGCCTGACGACATCCAGTACTTTGACAAGCTGCTG GTGGAGGTGGATGAGTCCACGCTGAGCCCAGAGGAGCAGAAGGAACGCAAGatcatgaagctgctgctgaagatcAAGAACGGAACTCCACCTATGAGGAAG GCCGCTCTGCGTCAGATCACCGATAAGGCTCGTGAATTCGGGGCAGGTCCGCTGTTCAACCAGATCCTACCGCTGCTCATGTCACCCACGCTGGAGGACCAGGAGCGCCACCTGCTAGTCAAAGTCATCGACCGCATCCTCTACAAGCTGGACGACCTGGTCCGGCCGTACGTTCACAAG ATCCTGGTGGTGATCGAGCCGCTGCTGATCGATGAGGATTATTACGCCAGAGTAGAAGGCAGAGAGATCATCTCCAACCTGGCTAAG gCGGCTGGTTTGGCCACCATGATCTCCACCATGCGTCCAGATATCGACAACATGGACGAGTACGTCAGAAACACGACGGCCCGAGCCTTCGCCGTGGTGGCCTCGGCCCTCGGCATCCCGTCCCTGCTGCCCTTCCTCAAAGCCGTGTGCAAGAGCAAGAAGTCGTGGCAGGCCAGACACACCGGCATCAAGATCGTGCAGCAGATCGCCATCCTGATGGGCTGCGCTATCCTGCCTCACCTCCGCAGCCTGGTGGAGATCATCGAACACG GTCTGGTGGACGAGCAGCAGAAGGTCAGGACCATCAGTGCTCTGGCTATCGCTGCCCTGGCTGAAGCTGCCACGCCGTACGGCATCGAGTCCTTCGACTCTGTCCTGAAGCCGCTGTGGAAGGGCATCAGGCAGCACAGAGGAAAG GGTCTGGCTGCCTTCCTCAAAGCTATCGGTTATCTGATCCCTCTGATGGACGCTGAGTACGCCAACTACTACACCAGGGAGGTGATGCTGATCCTCATCAGAGAGTTCCAGTCTCCTGATGAGGAGATGAAGAAGATCGTACTGAAG GTGGTGAAGCAGTGCTGTGGCACCGATGGCGTGGAAGCAAACTACATCAAGACTGAGATCCTGCCGCCGTTCTTCAAACACTTCTGGCAGCACAGGATGGCTCTGGACAGACGCAACTACAGACAG CTGGTGGACACCACGGTGGAGCTGGCCAACAAAGTGGGAGCAGCAGAGATCATCTCTCGCATCGTGGACGACCTGAAGGACGAGGCAGAGCAGTACAGGAAGATGGTGATGGAGACCATCGAGAAGATCATGGGCAACCTGGGCGCCGCCGACATCGACCACAagctggaggagcagctgaTCGACGGCATCCTGTACGCCTTCCAGGAGCAGACCACCGAG GACTCGGTGATGCTGAACGGGTTCGGTACCGTGGTGAATGCCCTCGGGAAGCGAGTCAAGCCCTACCTGCCTCAGATCTGCGGTACCGTTCTGTGGCGTCTCAACAACAAGTCGGCTAAAGTCCGTCAGCAGGCGGCTGACCTGATCTCTAGAACCGCCGTGGTGATGAAGACCTGCCAGGAG GAGAAGCTGATGGGTCACCTGGGGGTGGTTCTGTACGAGTACCTGGGAGAGGAGTACCCCGAGGTCCTGGGCAGCATCCTGGGAGCTCTGAAGGCCATCGTCAACGTCATCG GAATGCACAAGATGACTCCACCAATCAAAGACCTGCTTCCTCGTCTGACCCCCATCCTGAAGAACCGACACGAGAAGGTCCAGGAGAACTGCATCGACCTGGTGGGAAGGATCGCCGACAG gGGAGCTGAGTACGTGTCTGCCAGGGAGTGGATGAGGATTTGTTTtgagctgctggagctgctgaagGCTCACAAGAAGGCGATCCGTAGAGCCACCGTCAACACATTCGGATACATCGCTAAAGCTATCGG GCCTCACGACGTCTTGGCCACTCtgctgaacaacctgaaggtTCAGGAGCGTCAGAACCGGGTCTGCACCACTGTGGCTATTGCTATTGTGGCCGAGACCTGTTCCCCGTTCACGGTGCTGCCGGCCCTCATGAATGAGTACCGAGTCCCTGAACTCAACGTCCAGAACGGCGTCCTCAAGTCGCTGTCCTTCCTGTTCGAGTACATCGGAGAGATGGGCAAAGACTACATCTACGCTGTGACACCGCTGCTGGAGGACGCGCTCATGGACAG AGACCTGGTCCACCGGCAGACGGCCAGTGCTGTGGTCCAGCACATGTCTCTGGGCGTCTACGGCTTCGGCTGTGAGGACTCTCTGAACCACCTGCTGAACTACGTGTGGCCCAACGTGTTCGAGACGTCGCCTCACGTCATCCAGGCCGTGATGGGAGCTCTGGAGGGGCTGAGGGTCGCCATCGGACCCTGTCGCATGCTGCAGTACTGCCTCCAG GGTCTGTTCCATCCAGCCAGGAAGGTGAGGGATGTCTACTGGAAGATCTACAACTCCATCTACATCGGCTCTCAGGACGCTCTGATCGCTCACTACCCGCAGGTCTACAACGACGACAAGAACGTGTACGTCCGCTACGAGCTGGAGTACGTCCTGTAA